The following coding sequences lie in one Synechococcus sp. PCC 7336 genomic window:
- the ltrA gene encoding group II intron reverse transcriptase/maturase, translating to MPMERRRAHTVARLMETLPTRRGGIAATTAVERISSRACNHPEEPFTALMHHFTVDNLRACFESLDARKATGVDGVTKQMYEQNLEGNLQQLHRKLCQMSYRPQSVRRVEIPKEDGTMRPLGISCFEDKIVQEMTRGILEGIYEPTFLDTSYGFRPGRSCHDALRQLNQEFMRQPVNWIVDLDLAQFFDTMPHREILAILSERIQDRRFLRLIARMLKAGVQTPGGVVYDDLGSPQGSIVSPVIANVFLDYVLDRWIASVVTQHCRGYCQSIRYADDAVVVFEREDDARRFMRALPKRLGKYGLRLNQKKTRLLAFGKQAAWRAIKGGPKVPTFDFLGFTHYWGRSRTGKARVKRKTSKKRLRRALVDLKIWLRQERSARKLPQLWQIMASKMRGHFSYFGVSDNTIALRRFEWQAHRLLFKWLNRRSQRRSFTWEGFLRYMERFPLPRPGRLVSLYPV from the coding sequence ATGCCCATGGAGCGAAGGAGGGCACATACAGTTGCCCGCTTAATGGAAACGCTGCCCACACGCAGAGGTGGAATCGCGGCGACCACAGCAGTTGAGCGGATATCCAGTCGTGCTTGCAATCACCCAGAGGAGCCGTTCACGGCTTTGATGCACCACTTCACGGTGGATAACTTGCGAGCTTGCTTCGAGTCGCTGGACGCAAGGAAAGCGACCGGAGTGGATGGAGTCACCAAACAGATGTACGAGCAGAACTTGGAGGGCAACCTCCAGCAACTGCATCGGAAACTGTGTCAAATGTCGTATCGGCCTCAATCGGTGCGGCGAGTCGAGATCCCCAAAGAGGATGGGACGATGCGCCCCCTCGGGATCAGCTGCTTTGAAGACAAAATCGTGCAGGAGATGACACGCGGGATTCTAGAAGGGATCTATGAGCCAACGTTTCTGGACACCTCGTATGGGTTCAGGCCGGGGCGGAGTTGCCACGATGCCCTACGCCAGCTCAACCAGGAGTTCATGAGACAGCCAGTGAATTGGATCGTCGATCTAGACCTGGCCCAGTTTTTCGACACGATGCCGCACCGGGAGATCCTCGCCATCTTGTCAGAGCGCATTCAGGACCGGAGATTTCTCCGCCTAATCGCGCGAATGCTCAAGGCTGGCGTGCAGACCCCAGGTGGCGTGGTGTATGACGATCTGGGGAGTCCGCAGGGCTCCATTGTCTCTCCCGTGATCGCCAATGTTTTCCTCGACTACGTACTCGATCGGTGGATTGCATCAGTCGTGACTCAACACTGTCGCGGCTACTGTCAGTCGATTAGGTATGCAGACGATGCTGTAGTGGTGTTTGAACGGGAAGATGACGCTCGCCGCTTTATGCGGGCCTTGCCGAAACGGCTGGGTAAATATGGGCTGCGTCTGAACCAGAAGAAAACCCGACTGCTGGCTTTTGGCAAACAAGCCGCTTGGCGAGCCATCAAGGGGGGACCGAAAGTGCCCACCTTTGACTTTCTTGGCTTCACCCACTATTGGGGGCGCAGCCGGACTGGCAAGGCTAGAGTGAAGCGGAAGACCTCGAAGAAGCGACTGCGTAGAGCCCTGGTGGACCTTAAAATCTGGTTGCGCCAGGAACGCAGCGCCCGCAAATTACCTCAGCTATGGCAAATCATGGCTAGTAAAATGCGCGGGCACTTCAGCTACTTTGGGGTGAGCGACAATACTATTGCCTTGCGCCGCTTCGAGTGGCAGGCTCACAGACTGTTGTTCAAGTGGCTCAATCGCCGGAGTCAGCGACGCAGTTTCACGTGGGAGGGATTTCTCCGATATATGGAGCGTTTTCCTCTTCCGCGCCCAGGTCGATTGGTGTCACTCTATCCCGTCTAG
- a CDS encoding tyrosine-type recombinase/integrase, with product MEEFFASRELSANTQRNYRRELRRFLDWTPLTWQGVSFREIDRYRDFLKDLPVGERGRSAASLNLARAALRSFFAWMVARDYCVKDPTAQWEKVKDKPWVAKDLPSEQVQALFEALANRGENRVRDTALLHVLSHGLRASEIVGLNVEDFDGTRLRVFQSKTQRWKSVPLGSAGREAIASYLDWREGVGFVGSGGDPLFVSHSPDPVYRGKRLSYNGLYSIFKGLAAAAGIDSSHPHQMRHTFATLLAVMGMEGQLARLLTGHRSEASYERYNLRALELRAEEEFYRLVEGQLPGQDLSCDAVRSMG from the coding sequence GTGGAAGAATTCTTTGCCAGTCGGGAGTTGTCTGCCAACACCCAGCGTAATTACCGACGCGAATTGAGGCGGTTTTTGGATTGGACGCCGCTGACTTGGCAGGGGGTGAGTTTTCGGGAGATCGATCGCTATCGCGACTTTCTCAAGGATTTACCGGTAGGGGAGAGGGGGCGATCGGCGGCGTCGCTGAATCTGGCGCGGGCGGCTCTGAGGAGTTTTTTCGCTTGGATGGTGGCGCGGGATTACTGCGTCAAAGATCCGACTGCTCAGTGGGAGAAGGTCAAAGATAAGCCTTGGGTGGCGAAGGATTTGCCGAGCGAGCAGGTGCAGGCGCTGTTCGAGGCGCTGGCGAATCGGGGGGAGAATCGGGTGCGAGATACGGCATTGCTGCACGTTCTCTCTCACGGGCTGCGGGCTTCGGAAATTGTCGGACTGAATGTTGAGGACTTCGACGGGACGCGGTTGCGGGTGTTTCAGTCAAAGACTCAGCGTTGGAAGTCGGTGCCGCTGGGGAGTGCGGGGCGAGAGGCGATCGCCAGCTATCTGGACTGGAGAGAGGGGGTTGGGTTTGTGGGGAGTGGAGGCGATCCCCTGTTTGTGTCTCACAGCCCCGATCCTGTTTATCGGGGGAAGCGGCTGTCTTACAACGGTCTGTACTCGATCTTTAAGGGGCTGGCAGCTGCAGCGGGGATAGACAGCAGCCATCCCCACCAGATGCGGCATACGTTTGCGACGCTTCTTGCTGTGATGGGGATGGAGGGGCAGTTGGCTCGACTGCTAACGGGGCATCGTTCAGAGGCAAGTTACGAGCGCTACAATCTGCGGGCGTTGGAGTTGAGGGCGGAGGAGGAGTTTTATCGGTTGGTGGAGGGGCAGTTGCCCGGGCAGGATTTGTCGTGCGATGCCGTTCGGTCAATGGGATAG
- a CDS encoding TetR/AcrR family transcriptional regulator codes for MGRPRRSQNNREKLLNCGANAFIKQGYHGTGIQEVVERVRVPKGSFYNYFESKEGFGAEVIRQYTQQYVTNMDALLSEPNVDALSALKYFFEAEIQRHEAGREGCLLGNLGAELGESSELCRQALSEGLQTMQQRFRLYLVMDPFWQWGPESLLGVVSGL; via the coding sequence ATGGGCAGACCGAGACGCAGTCAAAACAATCGCGAAAAGCTCCTGAACTGTGGCGCCAACGCCTTCATCAAACAGGGCTATCACGGCACTGGCATTCAGGAGGTGGTGGAGCGAGTTCGCGTCCCCAAAGGCTCTTTCTATAATTACTTCGAGAGTAAAGAGGGCTTTGGGGCTGAGGTGATTCGGCAATATACCCAACAGTATGTAACCAACATGGATGCGTTGCTGAGCGAGCCGAACGTTGATGCTCTGTCTGCGCTGAAGTATTTTTTCGAGGCTGAGATTCAGCGGCACGAGGCGGGAAGAGAAGGGTGTTTGCTCGGCAACTTGGGGGCAGAGTTGGGAGAGAGTAGCGAGCTTTGCCGTCAGGCATTGTCTGAGGGCCTGCAAACCATGCAGCAGCGATTCCGCCTTTATTTAGTAATGGACCCGTTTTGGCAATGGGGGCCAGAAAGCTTGCTAGGCGTGGTTTCTGGCCTTTAG
- a CDS encoding tyrosine-type recombinase/integrase has protein sequence MSTIENGTVPISDDQKRPREYLTPREVDELMAVAKQRGRHGHRDATMILIAYRHGLRVSELCALRWEQVDLDAGLLQVYRLKRGIPSVHPLRGPELRALRRLKRESRLSPYLFMTERGAPMTAAGFRKLLTRISQLSSLPFSIHPHMLRHACGYKLVNDGHDTRSIQHYLGHKNIQHTIRYTELSASCFAQFWQD, from the coding sequence ATGTCAACTATCGAAAACGGGACAGTTCCAATCTCTGACGACCAGAAACGCCCTCGTGAATATCTCACCCCTCGCGAAGTGGATGAGTTAATGGCTGTGGCTAAACAACGAGGACGCCATGGACACCGGGACGCCACCATGATCCTGATAGCTTATCGCCACGGCCTCAGGGTTTCTGAACTGTGCGCACTGCGCTGGGAGCAAGTCGATCTCGATGCGGGGCTTCTGCAGGTATATCGCCTTAAGCGAGGCATTCCTAGTGTCCATCCCCTTCGAGGGCCAGAACTGAGGGCGTTGCGTCGGCTCAAGCGTGAATCACGGCTCTCACCCTATTTATTTATGACGGAGCGGGGCGCTCCCATGACTGCAGCGGGCTTTCGTAAACTCCTCACTCGCATCTCTCAACTCTCTTCTCTGCCGTTCTCCATTCACCCTCACATGTTGCGTCATGCCTGTGGCTACAAGTTGGTCAACGACGGTCATGATACCCGCTCCATCCAACACTATCTCGGACACAAGAACATCCAACACACGATTCGCTACACAGAACTGTCGGCTAGTTGCTTCGCTCAGTTCTGGCAGGACTAG
- a CDS encoding Tn3 family transposase yields the protein MPVQFLSATERDRLNRFPEEILQKDLKDFFWLSDDDRREARSLMEDHNCLGFALQLCCLRYLGFFPSNFLELPQEIVQFVADRLQVNAACFSTYGKSPRTQRYHQNQLQTLLGYRRATTADIASLEQWLLERALEHDKPMLLLELACGYLKRNKIVRLKIVRLARMVSTARNQAQQVTYQILQPLLSSECQTFLDGLLEVETGLGKTRLAWLQRTPTGHNLKQLLETLSKIAFLHKHGIAQWDFGKLTANRINHLAKAGARSTNQYLQRAPKMRRYPILMAFLKQSLYNLTDDFIEMFDQRLWELYRAAKREFEQARLQATQSINEKLTTLNTIGQILLDPEVEDATVRKTTFACIDPEQLQIAMGEAEQLIRPENDAYIDYFRQSYGRIRRFSGKFLETLQFEASEPEQGLLKALALVHQIHLGKRRKLPSDAPTDFIPDTWRSYVLDGEAIADWRYYELAALWVLRQRLRSGDVYLLHSRRFKELEQYFIPKDEWPSHRDDVLDMTGTPLDARVRLQQREADLVGLIEQVEALLNNPDGDLREEKETLTLTPFEAQERSAKLDRLSALIGARLPRIDITELLIEVDSWTGFSEAFEHLHSPHSRDRKLLLHLYACLLAQACNLELPQMAASAKLSYNSLSWCNTWYIRDDTLRAATTKLIDYHYHLPLSRLWGGGMLSSSDGQRFPVKGNLRQARSLPRYFGYGKGITFYSWTSDQLSQYGSKPVPTTNRDSTYLLDEIENNETELPILELTTDTAGYTDLMFALFDVLGLTFSPRIRDLGAQKLYRTSRIDMTDSPRLKEHLKGTLNLSLILAHWDEILRLVGSIKKGWVSASLIVQKLQAYPRQHPLMRALQEYGRLLKTIHILRWYADEGNRRRLNRQLNKGEALHSLRSELFFANQGKVKGQRDEQLRNQVGCLNLVTNAVIVWNTVYIQKVVEQLRQEGVEVNESDLKRVWPTRHAHINIYGTYHFNPEEIGRQQLRSLNQ from the coding sequence ATGCCGGTTCAGTTTTTATCCGCAACAGAGCGAGATCGCCTCAACAGGTTTCCTGAAGAGATCCTCCAAAAGGACCTAAAAGACTTCTTCTGGCTCTCTGACGACGATCGCAGGGAAGCACGTAGCTTGATGGAAGATCACAATTGCCTCGGATTTGCCTTACAGCTTTGCTGCTTGCGCTACCTGGGCTTCTTTCCTAGCAACTTTCTAGAGCTACCTCAAGAAATTGTTCAGTTTGTCGCCGATCGCCTGCAGGTCAACGCTGCATGTTTTTCTACGTATGGGAAAAGCCCAAGGACTCAGCGGTATCACCAGAACCAGCTCCAGACTTTGCTCGGCTATCGCCGCGCAACAACTGCTGATATTGCCAGTTTAGAGCAATGGCTGCTAGAGCGCGCTCTAGAGCATGACAAACCCATGCTGTTGCTCGAACTGGCCTGTGGGTATCTCAAACGGAACAAAATCGTCCGACTCAAGATCGTGCGTTTGGCGCGAATGGTATCGACAGCGCGCAACCAAGCTCAACAGGTGACTTACCAGATTCTACAACCACTGCTGAGCTCGGAGTGCCAAACTTTCCTCGATGGTTTGCTGGAGGTTGAGACTGGCTTGGGCAAGACCCGTCTGGCTTGGCTGCAGCGAACGCCTACCGGTCATAATCTCAAGCAACTGCTCGAAACCCTCTCCAAGATTGCCTTTCTACACAAGCATGGCATTGCCCAGTGGGACTTTGGAAAGCTGACCGCCAATCGCATCAACCACCTAGCCAAAGCCGGGGCGAGATCCACCAACCAATACTTGCAACGTGCCCCAAAGATGCGGCGTTATCCCATTCTGATGGCCTTCTTGAAGCAGTCTCTCTACAACTTGACTGATGACTTCATCGAGATGTTCGATCAGCGCTTGTGGGAGCTCTACAGAGCGGCCAAACGGGAGTTCGAACAGGCTCGCCTGCAGGCCACTCAATCGATCAATGAGAAACTGACCACCCTGAACACAATTGGGCAAATCCTACTCGATCCAGAGGTGGAAGACGCTACCGTGCGCAAAACGACTTTTGCCTGTATTGACCCCGAGCAACTGCAGATTGCCATGGGGGAAGCCGAGCAGTTGATCCGTCCGGAAAATGATGCTTACATCGATTACTTCCGCCAGTCCTACGGCCGCATCCGCCGCTTCTCGGGCAAGTTTCTGGAGACCCTCCAGTTTGAAGCCAGTGAACCAGAGCAAGGTCTGCTCAAGGCGCTGGCTTTGGTTCACCAGATTCATCTCGGCAAGCGGCGCAAACTGCCATCAGATGCCCCCACTGACTTTATCCCTGACACCTGGCGCTCGTATGTCTTGGATGGAGAAGCGATCGCCGATTGGCGCTACTACGAATTGGCTGCTCTGTGGGTTCTGCGCCAGCGGTTGCGCTCGGGGGATGTCTACCTCCTTCATAGTCGCCGCTTCAAGGAGTTGGAGCAGTATTTCATTCCCAAAGATGAGTGGCCCTCGCACCGCGATGATGTGCTGGACATGACTGGGACGCCTCTCGATGCACGAGTGCGCCTACAGCAGAGAGAAGCAGACCTAGTCGGGCTCATAGAGCAAGTCGAAGCTCTCTTGAATAACCCTGACGGCGATTTGCGCGAGGAAAAGGAAACGCTGACCTTGACGCCTTTTGAGGCTCAAGAGCGGTCTGCCAAGCTAGATCGCTTGAGTGCCCTCATTGGTGCTCGCCTACCTAGAATTGATATTACAGAACTGCTGATTGAGGTGGATAGCTGGACGGGATTTTCAGAGGCATTCGAACATCTGCATTCCCCTCACAGCCGCGACCGGAAGCTGCTACTCCATCTTTATGCCTGCTTGTTGGCCCAGGCTTGCAACCTCGAACTGCCTCAAATGGCGGCTTCTGCCAAACTGTCCTACAACAGTTTGAGCTGGTGCAACACCTGGTACATCCGCGATGACACTCTGCGGGCGGCGACCACCAAGCTGATCGATTATCACTACCACCTGCCTCTAAGCCGTTTGTGGGGTGGGGGAATGCTTTCTTCCTCAGATGGGCAACGGTTTCCAGTCAAAGGCAACCTGCGTCAGGCGCGATCGCTCCCCCGTTACTTTGGCTATGGCAAGGGCATTACGTTTTATAGCTGGACTAGCGATCAGCTCTCTCAGTACGGCTCTAAACCCGTTCCGACTACCAATCGGGATTCTACCTATCTGCTCGATGAGATTGAAAACAACGAAACGGAATTGCCGATTCTCGAGCTCACGACCGATACCGCCGGATACACCGACCTGATGTTTGCTCTGTTTGATGTGCTGGGTCTCACCTTTTCCCCCCGCATCCGCGACCTGGGCGCTCAGAAGCTTTACCGCACCAGTCGGATTGATATGACTGATTCCCCCCGTCTCAAGGAACACCTGAAGGGAACGCTCAATCTGTCCCTCATTTTGGCCCACTGGGATGAAATCTTGCGCTTGGTGGGGTCCATCAAAAAGGGGTGGGTGAGTGCTTCACTGATTGTCCAGAAGCTGCAGGCATACCCCCGCCAACACCCTCTGATGCGGGCTCTGCAAGAGTACGGTCGCTTGCTCAAAACCATTCATATTCTGCGTTGGTATGCCGATGAGGGGAACCGACGACGACTCAACCGGCAGCTCAACAAAGGCGAAGCCTTACATAGTCTGCGTTCCGAGCTCTTCTTTGCCAACCAGGGCAAGGTTAAGGGTCAGCGGGACGAACAACTGCGCAATCAGGTCGGCTGTCTCAATCTCGTGACCAATGCTGTCATTGTCTGGAACACGGTCTATATCCAGAAAGTCGTGGAGCAACTGCGGCAGGAAGGGGTTGAGGTCAATGAGTCAGACCTCAAGCGGGTCTGGCCAACCCGCCATGCTCATATCAACATTTACGGGACCTATCACTTCAATCCCGAAGAGATCGGCAGACAGCAGCTCAGAAGCCTTAACCAGTAG